Below is a genomic region from Triticum dicoccoides isolate Atlit2015 ecotype Zavitan chromosome 5A, WEW_v2.0, whole genome shotgun sequence.
CAAGATATTTTGAAACCCGAATTTTCTAGCCATTCTCAAAAAGAATGGAGTCGAAAAAATTCTCGCTCACGACAACGTTTTGTatgttttgggttatgcattatacATTTTGACACTTTTTTTTAAGTTGAACATTTTTGGCGAAAAAAGGTGAGGTTTTCCTGGATCTAGCTTTTACTGGTCGAACCCAGGAAAAAGGGGAATTTAGCTAAAAAATGCATCTAATATAAAATCAGGCGTGCCTCTTTATAGGCAGGAATATGTAGTCAGTGTAGTGGTTTGCTTGTGCATGCATGTACCTGAGGTCTGGAGTTCAAATTTGTGCGTGTGCACTTTTTATTCTCCTTTCTCCCTTCACTCATGCTGACAAAGTGGGACCCATAGAGGGGCTTATGCTCAATTAAATAAATTAAGTACAGAGCAGGGGTGCTTCTGCATAGGAAAAAACGCGCCAAGCTGTTTCAGTCACTAACAGTGGGCCACAACCATGCTGGCGTGCCACATAAGCATGAGATACGTCTGACTGAATATGAGCAACGTGACTGTATTTGCACGAGAACGCAAGTTGGATGACCACAAATCTGTATTTTTAAAGTTTTAGCACCAAACTGAATATCGAGCACAAGTTCTATGACTCCCGGTGATGTTACCTCCAATTAGATTGTACAATGTGTCTGCCAACCTCAACTATAAAAGCCCACATGTCAAATATTGCAAGATATGAAACACACAAGAAAATTGATAACCATTGTGGAGCAAACAAAGCGTACATGGCTTCCAACTGTCATGCCGCTTTGGTTCCTATTCACCACTAGAGCATAGGCACCACAAAACTTATAAGAAATTATTCCATCGAACGTAGTCCCCTGGATGCGGGTTTGCCATCCTTGTTTCTAGTTCTACTGCATTCCATCTCATCGTATCACTATTCTATGACTCCTGTTGTTCATCGACTCTTGGATGGTGCCCATCTATGCTGGAGAGAGCTTGCATTGTGATCACTATGGACGCTCCACAACCGGAATCACGGCCAAAAGAACCTATCCGACCCTTTGAGAAGTTTAGCATGAAATGACCATGTCTGAACCTTATGTTTTTTTCAACGGTATGGTTCCTGGCGTTGTTTTTTAGGGGATCTTGGCGTTGCTGCTGCACTGAGCAACGCCATAGTCGCCGGCCatttcatactccctccatttcaaaatattgTGCGCCCACGCTTTCTGAGgtctaactttgaccataaatttaatcaacgagaccaactgcggtgggagaaaaaattatataattgaaaacttcttttgaatatgaATTCATTGATATAATTTTTACCCCGCCGTAATtggtcttgatagttaaatttacggtcaaaattaAAACACGGGGATAGAGGAAGCACGAGGGAGTACTAAACGTCACACAAAAGGGTAATTTTGTGATTTTGGCCCAGAATCACATCATACACGGCCCAACAGTTGGCGTGAGGCTCAGGGTTGCCGGCGCAGACTGTACACGAGCGAGGTTGTAGCGGATCACTTGCGTCTCCCTTCGTCCCGAGTCTCTGTTCACTAGGTCCCGCCTCCTTTCCGGTCCACCACGTGTGTCGATCTGGACCGGAGACCGCACACCGGCTGTCCGCCatcgacgacggagagggcctgccgcggcggcggcggcggcaacagcaCCCGCCATGGCTGACGATACTCCTCCAAAGACGCGCCACTTAAAGGTACGGTTCATCCCGCCGGGTGGCTCGACGAGCGCGGATGCGGACGCGCACGGCCCCGGAGCCCCAGCTCCGCCATCCTCCGCCGCTCCACCGCCGCCCGCCGTGGAGCCGGCCTCCTCCGGCATGGCTGATGAACCTCCTCCAAAGGTGTGCCACTTCAAGGTACGGATCATCCAGCCGCGGGGTTCGACGAGCGCGGATGCGGACGCGCACGGGCCCGAAACCCTAGCTCCGCCTTCCTCCGCCGTTCCACCTCCGCCCGCCGTggcgccggcctcctccgccccacGGCAGCCGGATCCGGCGGACAACCGGTCCCGACGGCCCCGACCCGGCTCGGCTCCTTCCTCATCCCTCCGCCCCGGCTCGGGCGGCCCCGACGCCCGCGGTCACCGGCCCGACGCGGCCTTCCTCCTCGACGTCGTCCCGGCGGAAGTCTGAGCGCGGGATCGCCAAAACCCTGGATCCACCGCCCTCCCGCGCCCTGATGTCTCCAGCGGCTTCGACAGCCATTCCCACCATCAACTCGAGATCTCTCCGACGAACTCCTGCGCGTGCGGCGCGTGCAGCTCATCTTGATGCAGCTAGCCAGCACTGCCACGAGGATGAAGCAGCAACAgaggtttgttttctgttttctgttctaTGTATACTACTATACTTGAAATCAATAGGGTTGAAACTTTAGTTATATGGCCACCTTATTAGATGTGAACCAATAGATGCATCAACTGAACTCTAACTTGAGAGTCGGGCACTGGGTATGTTTTCCGTTCTGATTTCCGTTCTATCGTACTATACCGAACACAACGGGGGTAATAAGGTAAGGATGTCTCTGCTAATCAAAGATGGGAAGGGTAACATTACACAAGCAACCTTGTAGATGGAGAGAAGGTAATCCCAAATGCTGctgttgaaatgcatgatgaagtgCATTCATTAACCCGTCTTATAGTTGCTTCAGTGAATAATTTAATCACAATCCAGTTTATGGTGTGAAATTTTAATATTCTCTAAATTTATGTGTGTGAAAAATTAATATTTGTAGATGGAGAGAAGATAATCCCAAATGCTGCTGTTGAAATGCACGATGAAGTGCATTCATTAACCCGTATTATAGTTGCTTCAGTGAATAATTTAATCACAATCCAGTTTATGGTGTGAAAATTTAATATTCTCTAAATTTATGTGTGTGAAAAATTAATATTCTCTAAATTTATGTGGTAATTTTGTTAGGTCGAAGATATTATTGCTGGTACAAACTGTAAAGGGAAGATGCCCCTGAATGCTGGTGCTGAAATTCAGAATAAAGCACAATCATCCTATCTGAGCCTGAGTCGTCCACTGTCTTCTCATACTCTACCCAAGGTTCGTTTTGAAAATAGTTATTAGGAAAGATGTGATTTATGTGTGAACTCGTATATTTACAAATGAGTGTAACCTTTAGAAAATACAGAGTAAGTAATGGGCCATATATTTTTGCATCATATATCATTGTCACGACCAAATTCAATAGTGTTAATTAAGGAAAAAAGACACTTGTATTCAACTTAATTTTGGTTGCAACTTTGCTAGGTCAAGCAGATATTCGGTGACGTAAGCTGGAAGGGGGCACGTGGCAAATCTTTTGAGGGGGAGAAGAAAATTTCAACTGTTGCGTTAATCACTGATGAAGATATGCTACTTCATGAATCAGCAGATACTCATAATGAGAACCCAGCAAGATTGATAAGTATAATGTCGAATCTCAGAAAAGGGAAGCTCATCAATAGGTATGATTTCAGTCATCATCTAAAGTTTGTGTGCGATTTTTCTCAGTGATAAAATTTGTTGTGCCTTAATGTATCAGATGTGATCTATTCAAACCTGATGAGATTGGAGTAAAGTACATGCTGGATGTTCACTCAAGTACGCATGTGAAAGACATAGTGTCAATTGCCACAAAGAACCAGGACCAGAGGGATAATTTGGCGCTTAAACATTGCAGCAAGGGCGACATGTATTACAGCCAAGGCTCCACAAGAGCAGCACTATTGGCCGCTGGTGGGTCTGTGAAGGTAATTTTTTTTACCATGCAAGCATCTCTTTACAAATCCGTAAGGCCAGTATGTTTCCCTACCATAAGGTCTAAACTGGGTGCAGCATTTCTGGGTGATCTATTCTTTCAGTACTAATGTTCAGTCCAACAGACATAACATAGTATGGAAAGAGCTATATGCTAACAGTGAGTGAGCTAATGTTGAGGAGATGCACAAATTTAAGTAATTTTCTCATCCGTATATTCATTATGCAGGCTTGTACTTTAGCTGTGGAGGGCATGTACAAATATGCTTTCGCATTGGTAAGACCACCTGGTCACCATGCGGGACTGCGTGGACCGAGTGGTTTTTGCCTATTGAACAACGTAGCTGTTGGGGCCATGCATCTGCTGAATAAATATGTAAGTATTGGTGTGTATTGAATTAATCTTACTAGTTAGAGACTATGAGCTGTACGCCAAATTCTTTTAAGTCGTTGTCCTGCCTCAGTCTTTTTACATGCTCCATCTGAATTATTTTTCTTCCTTGAATTTTGTTAGTTTGATCATGTATTTTTCTCAGAGATTAGGCACACTGTTGTTAGCTGAATTTAATTGTAGACTCGTCTGCATACCATATCATGCAAAACAGGGTTTGAGGTCTAAGTCTTTAGAATTTGGGGTTTCTTAGTACCTCCCCAAATTATGCTACTGTTTAGGAAGTAAAAAAAGAGCTACTGTCAGGTCGTAGAGGCTAGCACATACTGGATGGGTATGAAGGTTTTCGTGGTGGATGATTGGACACTCATTTTCCCTTTGCCATCATTGCTCTGGATGATTTTTTGTCTATTTTGCCAGTTTGTGACACATGTTAGCATAGGATGGAACTGATTTAGATTTTCTTATTAACAATTTCAGTTCAGTTCATTCCTTAGCTTCTAGTTGATTTTCAGTTGTATTGTTATTTGTATGCATTATCTTAGCTCCCATTTTTCGTCTAGCTGTTCACTCATCATGTACGCGATTGTCACTGAACTGTATACATGTCCCTAACCCATAATCtttttgtttttggttttgcaGCAAATGAAAAAAATTGTAATACTtgattgggatatccaccatggaaATGGTACTCAGAAGATCTTTTACAAAGACAATCGAGTCCTCGTCATTTCAGTACACAGATATGGGGGTGGTTTCTACCCTGACTCAAGTGAGGGAAACACTGAGCATATTGGTGAAGGAGTTGGTAGGGGCTTCAATGCGAACATCTGCTTTACTCACAATGGCATCCGTGATGTTGACTATATTACTGTATGGGAGCATTTGGTCATGCCAGTTATCAGCGAGTTTGACCCTGAAATTGTTCTTATTTCGGCTGGTTTTGACGCAGGTCAGTTGTAGAACTCTAAAACCACGCCACTAATCCAATATACTTCCCTACTGTTAGCGTCAGGGATTTTATTTGAGGGTGGAATGATGCCTTGGGTTAGTTCACTAGATGCTCTGTATTGCTTTGGCAGCTGAGGGTGACGACCTAGGTCAATGCAAGGTGACCCCGAATGGATTTGCGACACTGCTTCAGATGGTTAGCATGTCGATGTATACTTTTATTGCTTCTTCTGTTCTTACTCTATGTTTCTAACATTTCACTCCTATTCAGCTCATGAAGTTTGACCGCCTTGTAATGGTTCTTGAGGGTGGATATAACTTGGACGCGCTGTCAGAATCTGTTTCAGCTTGCATCGAGGTTCTTCTGGGTGAAAAAAGTTGTATTCCTCTTGACAGGACAATTCTGCCATACAGCACGACCTGGGAGGCGATCATAGAGGTATTTATCCTAATAGCACTTGTGATTCACATGACTATATGAAATAGTATCTGCATAAAGAATTGGGAAATTTCAGGAAAGGATGCTGTGGTGTGTGGTCAGTATTAGTAAGGTCAATTAAGAAAGAACATGCTAAATGAACTTATTTCTTATAGATCAATTATAGTAGGAGTGTTTCTGCTTTCATGCAGCCTTTTACAGTTCAGATGTTTCTTACTTCTTTGCTTAGTATGCCAGCAAACTAGAATGTTTTTTTATTCTGGAAATTGGAAATAACATCAAATGTGTAAATGCATGATGCATAATTATTTTAGACAGAAGTACAAGTTTCATGCCAGTGTATGGTTACACGCACCAAATTAAAACAGAAGCACAAATGGATGACCAATGCTCTGTTCTCGGTGCAAGGAATTAAATTACATGTTCCCCATTTTTTAAAGAAGTTAAAATCACTTTCTTTCAGCCGCACATCTCTGTTTTGCCTATTTGTTGAGTTGTactagttattatttatatttaatCATAAAATAAACACTATTCATTTTATTTATTTGCAGACACGGAAAGTACTAAAACCATTCTGGGATGCGTGCAAACAAGATATTCCTGAAAGAATCAGGTCCAAGAGCATACCATATGCGGCCCAAGAAACAACCGACGAAGACATTGCCTGACTGAGGCATGGATAGCAGGCGTCAGATTTTGGAGGCTTCTTGTGTGTATAAATAGTCTATACCGCTTCTTTTCACCTCACGTGCTAGCTAAGTTGGGTCAAGATATGGGAAGTGGCTCAATACTTGTATATAGGCATTCGAAGTGGCTCATTCTCACGTACTGCGTCCTTTCACCGCATTACGATTTGACTCAAATAGCTTAGCCAACATGTCGTATATTGTCAGGTAACAGAAGCAACAGCGCACTTGGAATATAACATGTTCTTTTAGTTTTATATATGTGGTAGACCATGTCTGGAATTCTATTCATTGCCCAGTGTCTCCAAACGCTGATCCTGCCATGCTCCCTCTACCCTGACTATCTGCTTCCACCAAACGTGATTGCCGTCGATTCAGTTCTGTTTTGGAGGAACAACCATGGCGTGTTTGGTTGTTTCCATACAGCCCAATCAGTCTGCGCTGTGCAAAAATGACTTGTTAGGCTGCACGGCGCAAAACTGACTCGTTTGGTAGCGTGTATTCACTGTTGGCCTACTTGTGAGGCCTGCTAGAAGTCGGCCGTTTCCCCACAGAGATGGCGCGAGCTCGCGCGCGTTTCCAGAAAAGCAGTGCGAGGAATTAGGTCACCTCCTGCTGAAATCAGCCGCCCTACATAACCACCCTCATCTTATCGCTCAAACTCCTGCCACCATCCCCCCGTTGAGCTCTTCGTCCTGCGCGGATCGTCACCGACGAGCAGGTAAGCAGTGCTTCTTCTCTCGCCGGCGGTAGACGGCCGCGATGATTCGTGCCCTCCTCTTGAACGACCTAGGCTGTAAGTTCGATCACTCCCTCTACTCGTTCTACCTAGATCTGTGAGCATGTGGCAGCAATGTAGACGGACCATCTGTGACATTGCGATGTTGTGATAGCTAGTGGTGATGGATTGGTAGCATGCTAGGTGTTGATTGTAGGTTGATGATCTTCACGTTGTTTCCATGTTGACAAGGATGATACTATGTCGAGGTACGACAATTTATGGAACCAACAAAAGCCCCTTTGCGGTTCGACTCAGGGAATCACAGATCACAATGAGCTGATCCAGCAAGATCAGGCAAGCACATACACaaagtttaccaaggttcgggccgccgcgaggtgtaaaaccctactcctgctttggtggatcgaGATGTGTAAGTCCAAAGTACAAGAGAGCGCAAGCTTGCCGGAAGGTGCTCGGGAAGTGCAGCTACGTAGTGCAAATGGACAAGGTTTCGACCCTTGTAAAGGTAGCCATGGACCTTCTTTTATAGACAAAGGGGTCAACACAGTGGCAAAATGGTAATTACATAGGGTAAATAGTGGCTACAGTGCTCTCATACCTAACCTTACCGGATTAGGACAAAAGCATTTGATGCGCAGTTAGGTGTCACGCTGGGGTGAATGCCGGCAAGGTAGTGCTCCTCCACCTGCATCATCAGCCCAGCTACCTTCTATTCTTCTGCCATGCCTCTCGGACGGGTGTCATTGAAGTTGTTCTTCAGGAGACTAGCTGACACGTGCCCCGACAGGTTTCACCTAACCACCTGCTCGCTCGACACCTATTTGACAAGTGACAAGCTGGTCACTAAGGTTGAGCGGTGGAGGGGCGAAGAACGGAGCTTGCCGGCACAGAGCTTGTCGGGTCGTCGCTTGCCGGTGTGTAGCTTGCCAACAATTGTAGTCTTGATCTCCAGTACTTCTTTAGTACTTCTCGATCACCTGCCTCGAGGTCTTCTTCACGGTCTTGTTGACCAAGTCTTGAGCTTCTATAAAGGTTGCAACTGTCTGTGCACCGTCAGGGTATGAACCCATGTTCAATACACCAATAGGAGCCCCTGGTCCTGGGCCACACATGCATGTGAggggttgttgggctaggcccaattcAATGCACATACACACGTGGCGGAGAATCACTGCCGTCATGATGGTTTTTTACTTCACTGGCGATGCGCATTAACCGTAGAACGTGAGAGTGGTGGATTGAAACGGCAGCCCGGGGTCATGCGCCTGCAAAAGCGCGGCCAAGTCGGTTAGTAAAGAGCCAGCTCCCATGCCTTCCCCGTACTCTCGaggggcgctgctcatttacctcCCTCACCCCCAACctagctgaaagcacaagtgctccctaggtggttttggtaattaatgtcaacatatctcttgttggactaacacttttatctagtatgtttcagataagttcaacaatggagtggcatggactaaaggttgtgggaactccttcaagatgctaaggacaaaggattgactaaagcttcaagctcaagactcttcattttacattttagtgatccaagatcacattgagtctataggaaaagccaatactattaagaagggatgaggtgttgcttaatgagcctcttgcttcatgtgctttgtgatatgctccaaaaccctcagctactttcccacttccaattttgacctaaacctaaagtcaaactcggccctaccgattctttctatccggcgccaccgagtttcatttgtcatagccactgccaaaccctggcAAAtcagtttcaccgatagggatctcggtctcaccgagatgggattgtaatctctctgtgtatgtccattaccaaaatcggtctcaccgagtttaggaaatcggtactaccgagattacaatgcaaactctctggttaacttattaccaagatcggtccaaccgagattagtaatcggtcccaccgagtttgcctgaccaactctctggttagctaattaccaaaatcggtctcaccgagattacattatgccctaaccctaaccatatcggtcctaccgagttgcatgtcggtcccaccgaaatctctaacggtcactagatttacaaaatcggtccgaccgagtttgttgattcggtcccaccgagattggtaaattgtgtgtaacggttggattttgtgtggaggctatatatacccctccacctcctcttcattcgtggagagagccatcagaacacatctacacttccaactcatatgttctgagagagaactacctacccttgtgttgaggccaagatattccattcctaccatatgaatcttgatctctagccttccccaagttgctttccactcaaatcttctttccaccaaatccaaatcctgtgagagagagttgagtgttggggagactatcatttgaagcacaagagcaaggagttcatcatcaacacaccatttgttacttcttggagagtggtgtctcctagattggctaggtgtcacttgggagcctccgacaagattgtggagttgaaccaaggagtttgtaagggcaaggagatcgcctacttcgtgaagatctaccactagtgaggcaagttcttcgtgggcgatggccatggtgggataaacaaggttgcttcttcgtggacccttcatgggtggagccctccgtggactcgcgcaactgttacccttcgtgggttgaagtctccatcaacgtggatgtaggatagcaccacctatccgaaccacgccaaaaacattcttgtctccaattgcgtttgaattctccaaacccttccctttacattcttgcaagttgcatgctttactttccgctgcccatatactctttgcatgcttgcttgatatgtattgtgtatgttgaaattgtgcccaaactccacttaaaccgaaaaaattTAAAAGCTGCAACTTTagtactaagtgtctaatcacccccctctagacacatcttctcaagatcccacaagtggtatcagagctttggtctccattgccttggtttaatcaccattggaggaagatggatgagtctactttggggagtcttagacatagagtgcctattcttgatggagagtattttcatgactggaaaaatgagatgcttgtaattttcaatcaatatcatttgaacaagtacattgctagtccttgtgcacctcatgttgatcctatgcatcccaccctagatgaagatattgacatgattcgcaatcttagaactgttgagctcatcattagaggattgcctagaaacttgattagatgtttgcctactcttgagtgtgcttatactatatggaaatttcttgaggaacgatttcctgattattccttgaaaaatttagatgaaattctccataaatctattgccttgagtaagatgaactctagtgatcctagttttggtaattgtctatttgagcttaccaatctcatgcgtgctaaaggaaattttggaatcattagtgatatcatatccgaagctattagaattcataaaggtaaccactttgatgatcatgtaactaatgaattaccctctctaggatatgatcaatcacaagatgatgttgaacatggatactatgatgaagatgatgatagtgacttcgatcttgatgatgaaatgagacattttggtcttatggcaaatcttcgaggatatgtgtcaggaggaaaggaatggcttCTTGAcaatggatgtactgatcatatgaccggagatgaagagatgttccgtg
It encodes:
- the LOC119303494 gene encoding histone deacetylase 5-like, which gives rise to MSPAASTAIPTINSRSLRRTPARAARAAHLDAASQHCHEDEAATEVEDIIAGTNCKGKMPLNAGAEIQNKAQSSYLSLSRPLSSHTLPKVKQIFGDVSWKGARGKSFEGEKKISTVALITDEDMLLHESADTHNENPARLISIMSNLRKGKLINRCDLFKPDEIGVKYMLDVHSSTHVKDIVSIATKNQDQRDNLALKHCSKGDMYYSQGSTRAALLAAGGSVKACTLAVEGMYKYAFALVRPPGHHAGLRGPSGFCLLNNVAVGAMHLLNKYQMKKIVILDWDIHHGNGTQKIFYKDNRVLVISVHRYGGGFYPDSSEGNTEHIGEGVGRGFNANICFTHNGIRDVDYITVWEHLVMPVISEFDPEIVLISAGFDAAEGDDLGQCKVTPNGFATLLQMLMKFDRLVMVLEGGYNLDALSESVSACIEVLLGEKSCIPLDRTILPYSTTWEAIIETRKVLKPFWDACKQDIPERIRSKSIPYAAQETTDEDIA